Proteins from a genomic interval of Mustela lutreola isolate mMusLut2 chromosome 4, mMusLut2.pri, whole genome shotgun sequence:
- the LRRN3 gene encoding leucine-rich repeat neuronal protein 3, translating to MKDMPLRIHVLLGLAITTLVQAVDKKADCPQLCTCEIRPWFTPRSIYMEASTVDCNDLGLLNFPARLPADTQILLLQTNNIAKIEYSIDFPVNLTGLDLSQNNLSSVTNINVKKMPQLLSVYLEENKLTELPEKCLSGLSNLQELYINHNLLSTISPGAFIGLHNLLRLHLNSNRLQMINSKWFDALPNLEILMIGENPIIRIKDMNFKPLINLRSLVIAGINLTEIPDNALAGLENLESISFYDNRLIKVPHVALQKAINLKFLDLNKNPINRIRRGDFSNMLHLKELGINNMPELISIDNLAVDNLPDLRKIEATNNPRLSYIHPNAFFRLPKLESLMLNSNALSALYHGTVESLPNLKEISIHSNPIRCDCVIRWINMNKTNIRFMEPDSLFCVDPPEFQGQNVRQVHFREMMEICLPLIAPESFPSNLDLESGSYVSLHCRATAEPQPEIYWITPSGQKLLPNTLKDKFYVHSEGTLDINDITPTEGGLYTCIATNLVGADLKSVMIKVDGSFPQDNNESLNIKIKDVQANSVLVSWKASSKILKSSVKWTAFVKTEHSQAAQSARIPSDIKVYNLTHLNPSTEYRICIDIPTIYQKTRKQCVNVTTKGVDPDRKEYEKSNTTTFMACLGGFLGIIGVICLFSCLSQEMNCDGGHGYMRKYVQKPTFTFSELYPPLINLWETGKEKSTALEVKATVIGVPTNMS from the coding sequence ATGAAGGACATGCCACTCCGAATTCATGTGCTACTTGGCCTAGCTATCACTACACTAGTACAAGCTGTAGATAAAAAAGCAGATTGCCCACAATTATGTACATGTGAAATTAGACCTTGGTTTACACCCAGATCCATTTATATGGAAGCATCTACAGTGGACTGTAATGATTTAGGTCTTTTAAATTTCCCAGCCAGATTGCCTGCTGACACACAGATTCTGCTCCTACAGACTAACAATATTGCAAAAATTGAATACTCCATAGACTTTCCAGTAAACCTCACCGGCCTGGACTTATCTCAAAACAATTTATCTTCAGTCACCAATATTAATGTAAAAAAGATGCCTCAGCTTCTTTCTGTgtatttagaggaaaacaaactaacTGAGCTGCCTGAAAAATGTCTTTCTGGACTGAGCAACTTACAAGAACTCTATATTAATCACAACTTGCTTTCTACAATTTCACCCGGAGCCTTTATTGGCCTCCATAATCTTCTTCGACTTCATCTCAATTCAAATAGATTGCAGATGATCAACAGTAAGTGGTTTGATGCTCTTCCCAATCTGGAGATCCTGATGATTGGGGAAAATCCAATCATCAGAATCAAAGACATGAACTTTAAGCCGCTTATCAATCTTCGCAGCCTGGTTATAGCTGGTATAAACCTGACGGAAATACCAGATAATGCCTTGGCTGGACTTGAAAACTTAGAAAGCATCTCTTTTTATGACAACAGGCTTATTAAAGTGCCCCATGTTGCTCTCCAGAAAGCTATAAACCTCAAATTCTTGGATCTAAATAAAAATCCCATTAATAGAATACGGAGGGGTGATTTCAGCAATATGCTACACTTAAAAGAGTTGGGAATAAATAATATGCCTGAGCTGATTTCCATCGACAATCTTGCTGTGGATAACCTGCcagatttaagaaaaatagaagctACAAACAACCCACGGTTGTCTTACATTCACCCAAATGCATTTTTCAGGCTACCCAAGCTGGAATCACTGATGCTCAACAGCAACGCCCTTAGTGCCCTCTACCATGGTACAGTTGAGTCTCTGCCAAACCTCAAGGAGATCAGCATACACAGCAATCCCATCAGGTGTGACTGCGTCATCCGTTGGATTAATATGAACAAAACTAACATTCGATTCATGGAGCCAGACTCACTATTTTGTGTGGACCCACCTGAATTCCAAGGCCAAAATGTTCGGCAGGTGCATTTCAGGGAAATGATGGAAATCTGTCTCCCTCTTATAGCTCCTGAGAGCTTCCCTTCTAATCTGGATTTAGAATCTGGGAGCTATGTTTCCTTGCATTGCAGAGCTACTGCAGAGCCACAGCCTGAAATCTACTGGATAACACCTTCTGGTCAAAAACTCTTACCTAATACTCTGAAAGACAAGTTCTATGTCCATTCTGAAGGCACACTAGATATAAACGACATAACTCCAACAGAAGGGGGTCTATATACTTGTATAGCAACTAACCTGGTTGGTGCTGACTTGAAATCTGTTATGATCAAAGTAGATGGTTCTTTTCCCCAGGATAACAATGAatccttaaatattaaaataaaagatgttcaGGCCAATTCAGTTCTGGTGTCTTGGAAAGCAAGTTCTAAAATTCTCAAATCCAGTGTTAAGTGGACCGCCTTTGTCAAGACTGAACATTCCCAGGCTGCCCAGAGTGCCCGAATACCATCTGATATCAAGGTATATAATCTTACTCATTTGAACCCATCAACTGAGTACAGAATTTGTATTGATATCCCCACCATCTatcaaaaaaccagaaaacaatgtGTAAATGTCACCACAAAAGGTGTGGACCCTGATcgaaaagaatatgaaaagagtAACACCACAACCTTTATGGCCTGCCTTGGAGGCTTTCTGGGGATTATTGGTGTGATATGTCTTTTCAGTTGCCTCTCACAAGAAATGAACTGTGATGGCGGACATGGCTATATGAGGAAATACGTACAGAAACCAACCTTCACATTCAGTGAGCTTTACCCTCCTCTTATCAACCTCTGGGAAACAGGCAAAGAAAAAAGTACAGCACTGGAAGTGAAAGCAACTGTTATAGGTGTGCCAACAAATATGTCCTAA